Genomic window (Syntrophobacterales bacterium):
TTCACGACGGTATATTATCACTGATCCGCGGGAAAACTTAAATCTTTACGCTCCGCAGCCTGAGGGCGTTTCCGACCACGGAAACCGACGAGAGGCTCATGGCGGCGGCGGCGATGATCGGGCTGAGCAGGATGCCGAAATTCGGGTACAGGATGCCCGCAGCGACCGGTACGCCAAGCGCGTTGTAGATGAAAGCGAAGAACAGGTTTTGCTTGATGTTGGCCATCGCGGCCCGGCTCAGCCGCCTGGCGCGGACGATCCCGGTGAGATCGCCCTTGACCAGAGTGACCCCGGCGCTCTCCATCGCCACATCTGTGCCCGTTCCCATCGCGATCCCCACCTCCGCCTGGGCCAGGGCTGGGGCGTCGTTGATCCCGTCACCCGCCATGGCGACCACTTCACCGGCCTGCTGAAACTTTTTGACCGCCTCCGCCTTTTGATCCGGCAGCACCTCGGCCACCACATCGCCCAGTCCAAGCTTTTTGGCAACCGCCTCGGCAGTAATTTTGTTATCACCGGTCAACATTACGATCCGGATACCTTCCGCGTGCAACTGTTTGATCGCCTCGGGCGTACTTGCCTTGATCGGATCGGCAACGGCCAGCAGGCCGCCGATTTTGCCGTCAATCCCGACAAACATGACCGTCTGTCCTTCAGAACGCATTGCCTGGGCCTGCTTTGCCAAAGAGCCGGCCTCTACCTTGAACTCTCCGATGAATTTGCTGTTGCCAAGCAGCACCGCCTGCCCGTCAATATTGCCGGAAACGCCCTTGCCGGTGTGTGAGGCAAAATCTTTCGCATCGCTCAACTGGAGTCCCTGAGTGACGGCGCCCTGGACAATAGCCGCCGCCAGCGGGTGTTCGCTGCCCTTTTCGAGGGAGGCCGCGAGCGACAACAGCCTGTTCTTGTCGATGCCCGGTGCAGCGACCACCTCCACCAGCTTCGGTTTGCCCTCGGTCAGGGTTCCCGTCTTGTCCACCACGAGCGTTGTCACTTTCCGGAGGGTCTCGATCGCCTCGGCATTTTTAAACAGGACACCCATGGTTGCCCCTTTACCCGTCGCCACCATGATCGACATGGGGGTGGCCAGGCCCAGTGCGCACGGGCAGGCGATGATCAGCACCGAAACGGCGGCAATCAGCGCATGAGCCAACCGGGGGTCGGGACCGAAAAGATACCAGATGCCGAAAGCCAGAAATGCGATCGCGATCACGGTCGGGACAAAGTATCCGGAGACGACATCGGCCAGTTTCTGGATCGGCGCCCGGCTTCGTTGGGCGTCGGCCACCATCTTGACGATCTGGGAGAGCAAGGTTTCGGCGCCCACCTTCTTGGCTTCCATAATCAACGAACCGGTGCCATTGACCGTAGCGCCGACAAGTTTATCTCCGATCCGTTTCTCAATGGGTATCGGTTCCCCGTAAATCATCGATTCATCGACGCTGCTCGATCCTTCCAGAACGACGCCGTCCACGGGAATCTTCTCCCCCGGCCGGACCCGCAGATGATCCCCTTTTATGACATGCTCCAGAGGGATGTCGATCTCATTTCCGTCAGCGTCTATTTTTCGGGCGGTCTTCGGCGCCAG
Coding sequences:
- a CDS encoding heavy metal translocating P-type ATPase; this encodes MHHHSSEEGKSRYTDPVCGMSTDQEGQFIQYKHNGKPYYFCSDHCLATFKTEPGKFTGKKEEEPPVMEYTHDGSQVYMCPMHPEVVQNHPGNCPKCGMTLESKTPAPVAERMGYTCPMHPEVVQDHPGSCPKCGMALEPKTVSLTEEETNPEYEDMRKRFIVGAILTLPLVIIAMRMIIPGGELLDTLATVKTYKWLELILATPVVIWAGWPFYVRAVQSVINRSLNMFTLIGLGVSVAYIYSLIGVLFPDLFPAAMRTAEGTVGVYFEAAAVIVVLILLGQVLELRARSRTGAAIKALLGLAPKTARKIDADGNEIDIPLEHVIKGDHLRVRPGEKIPVDGVVLEGSSSVDESMIYGEPIPIEKRIGDKLVGATVNGTGSLIMEAKKVGAETLLSQIVKMVADAQRSRAPIQKLADVVSGYFVPTVIAIAFLAFGIWYLFGPDPRLAHALIAAVSVLIIACPCALGLATPMSIMVATGKGATMGVLFKNAEAIETLRKVTTLVVDKTGTLTEGKPKLVEVVAAPGIDKNRLLSLAASLEKGSEHPLAAAIVQGAVTQGLQLSDAKDFASHTGKGVSGNIDGQAVLLGNSKFIGEFKVEAGSLAKQAQAMRSEGQTVMFVGIDGKIGGLLAVADPIKASTPEAIKQLHAEGIRIVMLTGDNKITAEAVAKKLGLGDVVAEVLPDQKAEAVKKFQQAGEVVAMAGDGINDAPALAQAEVGIAMGTGTDVAMESAGVTLVKGDLTGIVRARRLSRAAMANIKQNLFFAFIYNALGVPVAAGILYPNFGILLSPIIAAAAMSLSSVSVVGNALRLRSVKI